The following DNA comes from Populus trichocarpa isolate Nisqually-1 chromosome 19, P.trichocarpa_v4.1, whole genome shotgun sequence.
TCTAAGTGGCATACAACCAATCTATCCACATGCCACCTTTtgacttttaaaacaaaaaaggtcCCAGAAACCCATGTCTATAGCTAGTAGCTAGATAGGTAAATTACGCTTTACCGGGTGTGTtgtatcgattttttttaatgtaaaaaatattcaaatattactaatatatatatattttttaaaaaatctcatttaagTTATGGATTCTATTGgtcctataaaataattttatttaattatataataaaaagaaactacAGTAAATagattgagattaaaaaaaatgtgataacGATAACGCTTGCTaaagaattacaaaaattaaattttaacttttaatttttccccTACCTCGGAACacataacttgaaaaaaaggaCTCACCATTGAAAAAAGGGCTTAatctttacttgttttatattaaCAGAATTGTATTTAGTTTTGTGATATTGAGCATCAATCAAGAGCTAGGTTTGTTCCTTGAcacaataaatacataatatcatgacaaccaaaacaaataataagatgGAATTCAAAATGCACTTGACGTCATGATCTAGTGGGGGAAGGGATTTGTTCCTTTCATCTGCACCCAGGTTCGATCCTCTCTGTGTATatctgtcacccccgcggtgccttacttgctcactgggcttgcagggtgttcagtgagcgtggggattagttgtggtgcgcgtaagctggcccgaacaccccgagttatatatataaaaaataaaatctaaaattaatctaatataaaaagttcaaattaagaaaaaaagtcattgttttttaagtatttttagattattttgatatattaatgttaaaaataaaaataaaatctagaaaaatattattttaatatgtttttaaataaaaaattatttaaaataatattacgaTACAAAACTCTTTGAATAGTTTcagaaacaaaaaactaatcACAAGTGGACAGAAAGTGGATGGCACTTGAAAATTTAGAAGCTATCTGGCTAGTATTTACGTCAATcaaatgcttttgtttttttacaaaccACTAGCAACGTCAATCAAATgcatttgtttttgataatCCACTGGCTAGATCATGAGCTACAATCCATGTTTATAAACTTGTCTGGTTTGACAGGttgattaagattttaattaaattttaaataagttaAACTTGGATTTATAATTGAAACAATCAAACTTAAATGATTTGTTAAGTTATTCTAAAAATCCAGGTGATTCAATATAACCCtgctgagatttttttttttttttacatttttttttataaatataaaaatataaaataatttatgaatacttagcttcaaatatttatttataatctacattcacataaattattttttaacttttcgaCATGAGATAACTATACATAATCTACTTTCACAAACTATACATAATCTACTTtcacattaattatttcttaactttttgatGTGGGATAATTGTACTatacttcacattttttttatatattttatattcacatgaattatttcttaacttttaacATAGAATGATTATATTACACTTCAtacctcatatttttttatagcatacATCAATGTatattgctttttaatttttcaatatgaaataactatattattgagctatttttttttccagtaccTAATCAGATGAATTGGCATTCTCAtttcatctttaatatttttttttatctttttttaatttcaagtgtgatttttttaccatattttCTATACCAAACATACAGAAGAGGCAAGAATTCCACAGCACAAGCACCATATCTATGATGTCCTTTACCAGTAATTCTTGGTCCCTAGGAATCTGGGTTGCGTGCCCTGAAGGACACAAAGGCTACAATATGGCAGCCATTCATGTCTAGTGCAAGTGTACAATGTACATGTCTTGACAAGAATGACAAGCTCACCAAACATTTGGCATGGTTATCCATTTTGTTTTGCCACAAGAAATTTAGCCTCATAACCATAATTCAGATAACATTTGGTATTCTTTTTTGCCCGGCTGCATAGAAAAATTGTCTGATtactctaatatatatatatatatatatttttttcaaaaccagcAGAATGCATAACCACCAACAACTAAAGTGCTTGGTATCGACCGACATGAGCTTAAATGCCAGCACACATGAGCATGCACCCCAAGTCACTGGCACAAGAATGTGTTAATGGGCAACAGGTGTTTAATGGTTTTGGAAATTGCAACCAAAAGAGTCAAAAACAGATTTATAGTGGGATTTTTCAGCAGCAGCATCAAGGACCCACTCTTGCTTTGGTTTAGACTATCCTTCGAGCTTCATCATTATTGTGAGGGGATGATTGAGATGCaggtaatagttattttttaaagtttttttttttaatatatattaaaataatatttttttattttattaaaattatttttaacatgaaaatattaaaaaatttaatttaaagtaaggaaaaaaataaaataaaaattattttttgttaaaaacgtttttgaaacgtaaaaatgTACACACcctaaatatatgatttttttttattaacgtgagtatCCGGATCAACTTGTGcttacctcgactaatcttatgGATCTggagttaatgatcatgtataTCTCCAGTGGCCTTGAGATTTGTAAAACTCAAACCGGTAACCCTAGGAAACAAATATATAGCATGAACAGTTaagttacataaaaatatatgatttttatattcatggATAGGTGATATTTCACCAAGAGGacaagttaatcaagtttaatcTAGAACAATTAATTAAACTGGATTATATTCTCaagtaaataaaatcaaaccaaacaaattctaaatGGACTCTCTTTTAAAACTAGCCCGGGCTTTTGATCGAGCGCGGGTCAGGTCTATCAAGAGGCCAGATTAGATTTAATGACACTGCTATCTAGTCCAATCAATCTGACAGGGAAGGAGGGGAACATGCCGCTGAAATGTGTATGAAATTTTCTGAAGATTCTTGGCTTGATTTTTTCCCAGAGGCCAAATTCACAAGAATCAGAGTCCATCTCCAAGGTGAACGTATGGCTGTCATCAAACATATAGAATATGCCACTATATGGTGATTCATGATGCAAGAAAACAATAGATTTATAGTAATGATCAAGAGAGAGTGCTGAGTGCTGTGCCGGACAATCCAAAAGCACATTCACACACATGCAAGTTGCTGTGGCTTTAGAGACATGGAGGAAGCTTGCAAAAGTATTCAGTGATCTCCTCACTTTCAACGATTTCATGATGGTCAAGAAAAAGTGTGTTGCACAATAAAAGGAAGTTCAAAGTTCAAGAGCCTCTAATCCTACTATCTCTCAGGGACCTCGACCATCACTCTACACATAACGAGGCCCCATTTACCACTTAAACAGCAGCCAAAAGAAGAGGAGTAACCTCATCAACACTGACTGGCTAGAAATTGAGCTTGGTTGCGAGAAAGAACTAGCTAGAGTCCTCAGACACAAAGTCCACGCCGGagatccaacaaaaaaaaggaggatTTTAGTAATCAATCCCCCTGTTAAGGGGAAGTTTCAAAAGTGAAATCTTTTAAGTTATGGTACTGGCCACGCCTAGTCCCCGTGAAGTAATTGAAGTCATGGTGCTCGACCCATAGTTGCTTTAGCCATGAATCTGCCACGCTTAGAAGTGACACTAGCCTATCTTGGTCCCGACCGCAATTGCCTGAGACCCACACGTTCCCTTGCATCTTGTAAGTGGCCAAACCAAATGGAGGGAGAGTGATGTTTTCCCCTTCCTTTCGCTTCTTTTCCGGACTCTCAATGTCATCTTCTACGTCCATATCTGAAGGCATAAACATACATTAAACGCGTACTAAATAAGCTAATCAATCAGCATATTCGAAGCTCTCTAGGTGAAGATCAGAGAATTGGGCTAGAAAAGGTACCTTGAAAAGATGATGAGAGGGTGTGGTACGTGAGGAAGCATGTGGACAAGTCCTTTATGGTTCTTCCCATTGGAATGTGATAGATAGGGTACCTGCGTATAGTTGAACACAAATGCTTCGATGTTATTAATATAAACATGCTGATGGGTGTGAAGAATAATGATTCATTGAAGCTTATCAGGGAACTCCCATGAATTGAATAACAGGATAAACAATTAGGCACCATGTTAAATGTGGAAACCATGCCTTTGAGTATACTTTAgttaacttaattattttgattgcttgtCGTGCGAGTTTCTGTAAGAGAGAGATTGAGAAACCAACCAGGCAATTGCCATCCAACTTGCCGGTGAAAGATCTACACTTCTCAATGATGTTAAACCCGGAAAGCGTCGAGCAAATCCATTAATCTGTAAGCAAAAGGCCAAGAAGGTGTCATAGAATCCAAGCTTTAAAACAAAGCGAAGGAATTAGTACATTTTAATAGTCAAAATCAACCCCAGTTTTAAGAACTCATTTTGTTGATGGTCTCATGGATTCTTCTTCCAGACAACAGTATAAAGTTAAAGAGACAATACCGATAGAACGTGCGAATATATGCTCAGGAAACACCATGATGAACTAAACAACGAAAGATATGAATCTATTAGCTTAAGACATTGCAGTTCTTTATTTTATAGTACAAAAGTCAAAAGTTGCAATTCCTCTTTACAAGATGCCTATCATGAAAAGGATGCGGAATGATTCTCAACAAATCAATATAGTTTTGCTTTGTCTTTATCATTCATAATCTTTGAAAACTGCTGAAAAATGCTAATCAAAGTAGATTGAAAAAAGCTACAAGCTGTAAGATTTGCGCAAGAGCAAAAAAGACACCAACCTTGTCCATCAAAGGAACTCTTCCATAAGGAGTTGATCTCTCAAAGTATTGAAAATATAGGCGCCCCAGTCTATCATTTCTAGGACAAGGGTTGTCTTGCTCTGACCCTCCTTCTGATGAGCATCCATCGCACCTGCATTTCTTGTCACTCTCACTATCATCACTCCACGAATCGCTGAAAGAGTCTCTCGTTTCGCCATCACCAGACTCAGTGTCTTCCCTGCAAACACCAAATCAAAAACATTCCAAACATTACTTTCTCGGCCTCGTCTGCTTAAGATGAACACTCAAAATTCACACAATTCACCCTCCCAGTTAGTATGTTACAGACTTCcaacaatcataatttaaaaaacttgaacaaaTGAAAGGGCTAATTGCAACAGTATTGGTCACAAAATCAATAAGTTTTTAGCTAATGCATCTGGGATTTTGAAACACTTCTGTGATCTTCTTTCATCAATTAACATGATAACTTACATGGTTCATTAATTTCAAGAGGAATATTAAAGG
Coding sequences within:
- the LOC18108582 gene encoding uncharacterized protein LOC18108582 — translated: MFLDKGSMQSNLDCFLHCTTPLVPSQSLHKREIRNLNRLWHPWERDTVEYFTLGDLWNCYDEWSAYGAGVPIALDNGETLVQYYVPYLSAIQIFTSNSPVNSFREDTESGDGETRDSFSDSWSDDSESDKKCRCDGCSSEGGSEQDNPCPRNDRLGRLYFQYFERSTPYGRVPLMDKINGFARRFPGLTSLRSVDLSPASWMAIAWYPIYHIPMGRTIKDLSTCFLTYHTLSSSFQDMDVEDDIESPEKKRKEGENITLPPFGLATYKMQGNVWVSGNCGRDQDRLVSLLSVADSWLKQLWVEHHDFNYFTGTRRGQYHNLKDFTFETSP